From the Lolium rigidum isolate FL_2022 chromosome 2, APGP_CSIRO_Lrig_0.1, whole genome shotgun sequence genome, one window contains:
- the LOC124693186 gene encoding transcription factor MYB93-like, whose amino-acid sequence MGRSPCCDENGLKKGPWTTEEDQKLTEYIVKNGHGSWRALPKLAGLNRCGKSCRLRWTNYLRSDIKRGKFTPEEEQTILQLHSVLGNKWSAIAKHLPGRTDNEIKNFWNTHLKKKLIQMGFDPMTHRPRTDFFAALPQLIALANLRQLVEQRPWEDNTSSQVQADAVQAAKLEYLQCLLQSAAAIATSPSSSSINTIPTDLEQIGLLSPSQMSSLSSLSSPRILEGTNGQDFITGQLPDIQIPSSSFFEQPIINGSTQNSDYTANNCAGENSAHKPLFLSENSLPPLADFPISNLGDACSTSSCDADGNSAQLPIWSESFYDQFMSEFA is encoded by the exons ATGGGGAGGTCTCCTTGCTGCGATGAGAATGGCCTCAAGAAGGGCCCTTGGACCACTGAAGAAGACCAAAAGCTCACAGAGTACATCGTAAAGAATGGCCATGGGAGCTGGAGAGCACTGCCGAAGCTTGCAG GACTGAACAGGTGTGGCAAGAGCTGCAGGCTGAGATGGACGAACTACCTGAGGTCAGATATCAAGAGAGGGAAGTTCACCCCTGAGGAAGAACAAACCATTCTCCAGCTCCACTCCGTCCTTGGCAACAA GTGGTCAGCCATCGCAAAGCACCTCCCCGGACGGACGGACAATGAGATCAAGAACTTCTGGAACACACACCTGAAGAAGAAGCTGATCCAGATGGGCTTCGACCCGATGACACACCGACCAAGAACCGACTTCTTCGCCGCGCTGCCACAACTCATCGCGCTTGCCAACCTCCGCCAGCTCGTGGAGCAGCGCCCATGGGAAGACAACACTTCCAGCCAGGTGCAAGCCGATGCAGTCCAGGCAGCAAAACTCGAGTACTTACAGTGCCTGCTTCAGTCTGCAGCGGCCATTGCGACTAGTCCCAGCTCCAGCAGCATCAACACCATCCCCACTGACCTGGAGCAGATTGGCCTCCTGAGTCCTTCACAGATGTCTTCCTTGTCCTCACTGTCGTCTCCAAGGATCCTGGAGGGTACCAATGGCCAAGACTTCATAACTGGGCAATTGCCTGACATCCAGATACCTAGTAGCTCATTCTTTGAACAGCCCATCATCAATGGTAGTACCCAGAACTCAGATTACACTGCGAACAACTGTGCTGGGGAGAATAGCGCCCACAAACCGCTGTTCCTGTCAGAGAACTCCCTTCCACCGCTTGCTGACTTCCctatttccaaccttggggatgcttGCAGCACCTCAAGCTGTGATGCTGATGGCAACAGCGCTCAGCTCCCTATTTGGTCTGAGTCATTTTATGACCAGTTCATGAGCGAGTTTGCATGA
- the LOC124693187 gene encoding 50S ribosomal protein L29, chloroplastic yields the protein MATMSLAAASPLTSTPRGLAVSAPRTSFLGLRALGASAARFPGLAAAPRRGEAAVVRMAKREQELEEIRAMETEKLEEEVVDLKGELFLLRLKRSARQEFKSSEFGRMRKRVARLLTVRREREIEQGINKRLSRKLDRKWKLGIVVRPPPSMREKKEEE from the exons ATGGCGACGATGTCCCTCGCCGCGGCCTCGCCCCTCACCTCCACCCCGCGCGGCCTCGCCGTGTCCGCGCCCCGCACCTCATTCCTCGGCCTCCGCGCATTGGGCGCATCGGCGGCGCGGTTCCCGGGactggcggcggcgccgcggaggGGCGAAGCGGCGGTGGTGAGGATGGCGAAGCGGGAGCAGGAGCTGGAGGAGATACGGGCCATGGAGACGGAGaagctggaggaggaggtggtggacctcAAGGGGGAGCTCTTCCTGCTCCGCCTGAAGCGCTCCGCGCGCCAGGAGTTCAAGTCCAGCGAGTTCGGCCGCATGCGCAAGAGG GTTGCTCGTCTGCTGACTGTAAGAAGAGAAAGGGAGATCGAACAAGGAATCAACAAAAGACTGTCTAGGAAGCTTGACAGGAAATGGAAGCTGGGCATTGTGGTGAGACCACCACCATCCAtgagggagaagaaggaggaggagtag